From a single Lolium rigidum isolate FL_2022 chromosome 7, APGP_CSIRO_Lrig_0.1, whole genome shotgun sequence genomic region:
- the LOC124674408 gene encoding 3-isopropylmalate dehydrogenase 2, chloroplastic, which produces MLMGGAALDAVGVPLPDETLAAARASDAILLGAIGGYKWDNNEKHLKPETGLLSIRAGLGVFANLRPATVLPQLVDASTLKKEVAEGVDIMVVRELTGGIYFGKPRGFGTNDKGEEIGFNTELYAVSEIDRIARVAFEVARKRGGKLCSVDKANVLEASMLWRKRVTAIASEFPDVELSHMYVDNAAMQLVRNPKQFDTIVTNNIFGDILSDEASMITGSIGMLPSASVGESGPGLFEPIHGSAPDIAGQDKANPLATILSAAMLLKYGLGLESAAKRIEAAVTATLDNGFRTGDIYSPGTTLVGCKRMGEEVLKALESQK; this is translated from the exons ATGCTGATGGGCGGCGCCGCGCTGGACGCCGTCGGCGTGCCCCTCCCCGACGAGACGCTTGCGGCAGCGCGGGCCTCGGATGCCATCCTCCTCGGGGCGATCGGAGG GTACAAGTGGGATAACAACGAGAAGCATCTCAAGCCAGAGACCGGGCTGCTCAGCATCCGTGCCGGGCTTGGCGTCTTTGCCAATCTGCGGCCAGCAACAGTGTTACCTCAG TTAGTAGATGCATCTACTTTGAAGAAGGAGGTGGCTGAAGGAGTTGACATTATGGTTGTCAGAGAGCTTACTGGAG GGATTTACTTCGGCAAACCTAGGGGTTTTGGAACCAATGACAAGGGAGAGGAAATTGGCTTCAACACTGAATTATATGCAGTTTCTGAG ATTGATCGTATTGCACGTGTTGCATTTGAAGTTGCTCGGAAGAGAGGAGGGAAACTTTGCTCGGTGGACAAGGCGAATGTGCTTGAG GCATCTATGCTTTGGAGGAAACGGGTAACTGCAATAGCTTCTGAATTCCCTGACGTCGAGCTCTCACACATGTACGTTGATAATGCTGCAATGCAGCTTGTTCGGAATCCCAAACAG TTTGACACAATTGTGACAAACAATATTTTTGGTGACATATTATCCGACGAAGCATCAATGATCACGGGAAGCATTGGAATGCTCCCATCTGCCAGCGTTGGTGAATCG GGACCTGGTCTATTTGAACCTATCCATGGCTCTGCCCCTGACATTGCTGGCCAG GACAAGGCAAACCCATTAGCTACAATTCTTAGTGCTGCGATGCTATTGAAATATGGCCTCGGATTAGAAAGCGCTGCGAAGAGAATTGAAGCAGCGGTAACAGCGACACTGGACAATGGGTTCCGAACTGGGGACATATACTCTCCTGGAACG ACACTGGTCGGATGCAAGCGGATGGGAGAGGAAGTCCTCAAGGCTCTAGAGTCGCAGAAGTAA